From Psychroflexus torquis ATCC 700755, the proteins below share one genomic window:
- a CDS encoding trans-sulfuration enzyme family protein yields the protein MQKGLNTICVHSGDVKDTIYKGAVSPLYMSTAYAYEGLETSIYPRYFNSPNQYFLAKKIAELEHAESALIFGSGMAAITTAMLSVLESGDHVILQNQIYGGTRNFIIEECHRYGISFDFIDVNNLTLLESTVKPETKLLYIETPSNPLLEITDLKLVSKFAKEKGILTMADNTFASPINQRPLDLGIDIVLHSATKYLGGHSDITAGAVASTEAIMNKVFSKAKNFGGSLADQTVWLLERSMKTLNLRVKQQTQNAMDMAEFLENSSFVDKVYYPGLESNPQHQLAKDQMLGFGGMLSFELNEKRDTVKFFDSLKMIKNVLSLGGVESTVLSPEKTSHSLLTAEERHAQGIKSNLIRFSVGIEDTQDLKQDLLMAFSSDH from the coding sequence ATGCAAAAAGGCTTAAATACAATTTGTGTTCATAGTGGTGATGTAAAAGACACCATTTATAAAGGAGCTGTTTCTCCACTATATATGTCTACAGCTTATGCTTATGAAGGTCTAGAAACTTCTATCTATCCTAGATATTTTAATAGTCCCAACCAATATTTTTTAGCAAAAAAAATAGCTGAATTGGAGCATGCTGAGTCAGCCCTTATATTTGGAAGTGGAATGGCAGCCATAACTACAGCTATGTTGAGTGTATTGGAATCTGGAGATCACGTTATTCTTCAAAATCAGATTTATGGGGGAACTCGCAATTTTATTATTGAAGAATGTCATCGCTATGGAATAAGTTTTGATTTCATCGACGTGAATAATTTGACACTTTTGGAGTCTACTGTAAAACCTGAGACTAAATTACTTTACATAGAAACTCCCTCAAATCCCTTATTGGAAATAACAGACCTTAAATTAGTATCTAAATTTGCAAAGGAAAAAGGTATCTTAACAATGGCCGATAATACGTTCGCCAGTCCTATTAATCAAAGACCACTCGATCTTGGAATTGATATTGTTTTACACAGTGCCACCAAATATCTTGGGGGGCATAGTGATATTACGGCTGGCGCTGTAGCATCTACAGAAGCTATTATGAATAAAGTATTTTCTAAAGCAAAGAATTTTGGAGGAAGTCTCGCGGACCAAACCGTTTGGTTACTTGAGCGAAGTATGAAAACACTTAACCTAAGAGTCAAACAGCAAACCCAAAATGCCATGGATATGGCAGAGTTTCTTGAGAATTCTAGTTTTGTAGATAAAGTCTATTACCCAGGTTTAGAATCAAATCCTCAGCACCAATTAGCTAAAGACCAAATGTTGGGTTTTGGAGGAATGCTATCTTTCGAATTAAATGAAAAGCGTGATACTGTCAAATTCTTTGATTCTTTAAAAATGATTAAAAACGTTTTAAGCTTAGGAGGAGTAGAGAGCACGGTTTTATCTCCAGAAAAAACATCTCATTCTTTGTTGACTGCAGAAGAACGTCATGCTCAAGGCATTAAATCTAATCTTATACGTTTTTCTGTAGGTATTGAAGATACTCAAGATCTAAAACAAGATTTGCTAATGGCTTTTTCTTCAGATCATTAG
- a CDS encoding peroxiredoxin: MSIVGKKFPDLKVNAIDEMGDTFEINILEKAKKENKKIVLFWYPKDFTYVCPTELHAFQDALPEFEKKNTIVIGASCDTAEVHFAWLNTPKDDGGIEGVTYPIISDSNRNLSSRLGILDITNERYDDEDGHLTVDGDNVTYRATYLIDEEGLVFHEGVNFFPVGRNVNEFLRMIDAYTHVQKHGEVCPANWEEGKESMKADRKGVSSYLSSN, encoded by the coding sequence ATGTCTATAGTAGGAAAAAAATTTCCAGATTTAAAAGTTAATGCCATTGATGAAATGGGGGATACTTTTGAAATTAATATTTTAGAGAAAGCAAAAAAAGAAAATAAAAAAATCGTGCTTTTCTGGTACCCTAAAGATTTTACTTATGTGTGCCCAACAGAATTACATGCCTTCCAAGACGCTTTACCAGAATTTGAGAAAAAGAATACTATAGTAATAGGAGCATCTTGTGATACTGCAGAAGTTCATTTTGCTTGGTTAAATACTCCTAAAGATGATGGAGGTATTGAAGGTGTTACATACCCAATTATTTCGGATTCTAATAGAAACTTAAGTTCTAGATTAGGTATACTAGATATCACCAATGAAAGATATGACGATGAGGATGGACATCTTACAGTAGATGGAGATAATGTTACTTATAGAGCAACATACCTAATCGACGAAGAAGGATTGGTATTTCACGAAGGTGTAAATTTCTTTCCAGTAGGGCGTAACGTCAATGAATTTTTAAGAATGATTGATGCGTATACTCACGTACAGAAACACGGAGAAGTTTGTCCTGCAAACTGGGAAGAAGGTAAAGAAAGCATGAAAGCAGATAGAAAAGGAGTTTCTTCTTATTTATCAAGTAACTAA
- the hutI gene encoding imidazolonepropionase — MEHLFINIKSLLQVREPGSEILKGGSMSNLPKIDMAFLHIKEDKIIDFGSMSSAPDTITAEVIDCSGKFILPTWVDSHTHLVYSGHREDEFADRIDGLSYEDIAQKGGGILNSAKKLQATSFEKLYAETEVRLKEIMQLGTGAVEIKSGYGLTSDAELKMLKVIKALKDNYTLPIKATFLAAHAVPKEYKDQKGTYLAMVIDTILPRVAKQGLADYIDVFCEKGYFDLEDTERLIKAGQKHNLKVKIHVNQFNSFGGVKLASELGALTVDHLEELTEDDVLALKKGTTIPVALPGCSFFLEIPYTPGRHIIDNNLPLVLASDFNPGSSPSGNMNFIVALACIKMKLTPEEAINAATFNASFALDLQDKVGSITRGKLASFIITKKIPSYRTLPYAFGSNCIESVWISGQLIS; from the coding sequence ATGGAACATTTATTTATAAATATCAAATCTCTTTTACAAGTAAGAGAACCTGGAAGCGAAATTTTGAAGGGAGGAAGTATGTCGAATCTCCCTAAGATAGACATGGCATTTTTGCATATAAAAGAAGATAAAATTATCGATTTCGGATCTATGAGTTCTGCTCCTGATACAATTACGGCTGAAGTCATAGATTGTAGCGGTAAGTTTATTTTACCTACTTGGGTAGATTCTCATACTCACTTAGTCTATTCGGGACATAGAGAAGACGAATTTGCAGATAGGATCGATGGCTTATCTTATGAAGATATCGCTCAAAAAGGTGGAGGAATTCTCAATTCCGCAAAAAAGTTACAAGCGACTAGTTTTGAAAAATTATATGCTGAGACAGAAGTGAGACTTAAGGAAATCATGCAACTAGGGACTGGTGCTGTTGAGATAAAATCTGGATACGGACTTACCTCAGATGCTGAGTTGAAAATGCTGAAGGTTATCAAAGCCTTAAAAGATAATTATACACTTCCAATTAAAGCAACATTTCTTGCGGCACATGCTGTTCCTAAAGAGTACAAAGATCAAAAAGGGACTTATTTAGCCATGGTTATTGACACTATATTGCCCAGAGTTGCTAAACAAGGTTTGGCCGACTACATTGACGTTTTTTGTGAAAAAGGCTATTTTGATTTAGAGGATACAGAACGATTGATAAAAGCAGGTCAAAAACATAACTTAAAGGTTAAAATACACGTCAATCAATTTAATAGTTTTGGAGGAGTAAAATTAGCTTCAGAGCTTGGTGCACTTACTGTAGATCACTTGGAAGAATTAACTGAAGATGATGTTTTAGCCTTAAAAAAGGGAACTACAATCCCTGTAGCTTTACCAGGATGCTCTTTCTTTTTGGAAATCCCTTATACTCCGGGTAGACATATCATCGATAATAATCTACCTTTAGTTTTGGCTTCCGATTTTAATCCTGGAAGTTCACCCTCAGGAAATATGAATTTTATTGTTGCCTTAGCTTGTATTAAAATGAAACTCACCCCGGAAGAAGCTATAAATGCAGCCACATTTAATGCTTCTTTTGCTTTGGACTTACAAGATAAAGTAGGGAGTATTACGCGAGGAAAATTAGCTAGTTTTATCATCACCAAAAAAATTCCATCTTATCGTACACTTCCTTACGCGTTTGGTTCTAACTGTATTGAAAGCGTTTGGATTTCTGGACAACTTATTTCTTAA